The genomic DNA CGACTCGCCGTCACCTGGCGGGAGTACCGGGCCGACCACCAAGACCCGCGCTTCACCGGCGAGTTCCGGCGCGAGCTGGACAACATCACCTTCGCCGGTGAACGGACCGCGGCCGAGAGGACCGTCGACACGTACGCCGTCTACCAGCGCGACGACCGCAGGATCCGGGCGCTGCTGGCTGCCGGAAAGGTGCGCGAGGCCGTGGAGTTCTGCATGGGCTGGGAGCCGGGCACGTCGAACGCGCACTTCGAAGCCTGGATGGACGCGCTGGACAAGGTGACCGCCATCAACGAGCGGCACTTCGACGGGTTCGTCGACGCCGGACGCTCGGATGTCACGGGGCTGCTGCCCTGGGCGCTCGGAGCCCTCCTCGCGGCAGCCGCACTCACCGCCCTCGGACTGCGCCCGCGACTCGCCGAGTTCCGCTGAGGGGCACGGGGACAAGGCCGACAGCCGGGGCGTCCTTCTTGAGGATCGCGTCGTGATTGCTGGCGACCTTCGCGCTGATTTTGATGTTCGCGTTGCGGGCGACCACCCCGTCGAGGCCGGCGCGGATCCGTTCCTGCTCGTCGCCCTTGCTTCCGAGGGAGGCCTCCGAAGCGACCACGTATCGCGCCGGGACGGTGATGCTGTCCAGGACGGGGCCCAACTCGCGCTCGCGGGCGATCCTGCCGAGCTCGATGTTGCTGTCCGCCATCTGTCCGGCGTTCATCCGCGGGGTCAGGCCCGTCGGTCGCAGCAGCGGCATGAACAGGTTCAACCGCCGGAACGTCTTCCGGATCCGCCGCTCCATGGCCTCGTCCAGCCAGTCGTGCGGCTGCGCGCCGTCGACCAGGACCGCGCCCAGGGTGCGGTCCGGGTTGCGGCCGGCCCGGTGCGCCGCGACGAACGCCCCGTAGGACCAGCCCACCACCAGCGCCCGGTCCACACCCCGGGCCGCGAGGACGGCGCCGACATCCCGGACCGGTTCGTGGCCTCGGGGCGGTCCGTCACGCAAAGCAGCCGGTACTCCCCGAAGGCCACCGGTCCGGTCGGTCGCTTGCCGCTGCCGGTTCCCCGCATGCCGTGCGGCTGGCGCCGGAGGCCCGACGACCGAACGATCCCGTGGGCCGGGCGTGGTGCCTGCGGCAGCCGTCCGGGGGGCGTTGGTACCCGATGGGCACCCGGCCACCCTCGTGGCGTCGGGATGATCACACCTGCGAACATGTTCCCGTCGTCCACGCCGAGTCGCGCCCCGCGTAGCCATGCGCCCGCGCGAAGGAGAACAGCACCCCATGTCGCAGCCGCCAGTGCCCCCTCCCTCACAAGGCCGGCCTCCGCAGCCGCCCCCGTACCCCCAGCAGGCCGGGCCGTATCAGCCCCCTCAGTCCTACGGCCCCTACCAGCCCCCTCAGCAGCCACAGCCGGGCCCTCTGCCACACGCTCAGAATCCTTATGCCCAGCCTCAGTTCCCGCCCCCGCCTCAGCAACCGCCCACCCGCGGACGGCGCCTGCCGCTCGTGCTTTGCGCAGTGGCCGCCGTCCTGGCCCTCCTCGCCACCGGCACGGTCCTCATGCTCCGCGGCGGCGACGACTCCACGCGCTCGGACGGCAGGACGAGCGCCACCTCCCCGCCCCCCACGCCCACCCCGACCACCATCAACGGCCGGCAGCTCCTGAACGTAGACCCGCCCAAGCCGAAGGACGCCAGCGACTACATCCAGACTCCCGGAGCCTGGCTCACCTCCCGCGCCTACGCCACCGGCGCCGAGAAGGCCGTCACCGGCTACAACCCGACCACCGGCAAGCGCGCCTGGACCGTCCCGCTCTCCGGCGGGCTCTGCGGGGCCTCCCGCAACGTGACCTCCGCCGGTCTCGTCGCCGTCGTGTTCCACGCGACCGAGGACACCGTCAAGAGTCACTGCACGCGGTTCGCGGTGATCGACGTGAACAAGGGCGTCAAGGTGTGGGAGAAGCCGATCACCGACGAGAGCGTCAGCCTCGGGCTCGGGCTGAACGTCGCGATCAGCGACACCGTCGCGGCGGCCGGTTGGCCCGGCGGGTCCGCCGCCTACGACACCTCCACCGGCGCCCCCGCGTGGACCGCCCCGGCCGACGGCTGTACCCAGGAGGAGCACCTCGGCGGTGAGGAACTCCTCACCCTGTCCTACTGCAAGACCTCCGCCGGCATGAAGTTCCGCATTGGCGAGCGCGATCCGGGCACCGGCAAAGCGACGTGGCGGTACGAGGTGCCGAAGGCCAAGGGCGCCTGGCTGGTGTCCAGTGAGCCGCTCGTGCTCGGCCTGCTCCAGAACGACGACGGCCTGGACGCCGACCAGTTGGTCACCGTCTCCGACGAGGGCAAGGTGCAATCCACCATCCCACTCGGCGACGACTACGTCGCGGGGTGCGGTGAGGCCGGCGGCTGCGGCGCCACGGTCGTGAGCGGCGACACCGCCTACCTCGGCAGCGACCCCCACAACTACTCCGCGGGTAACCGGATCACCGCTTTCGACCTGACCACCGGCAAGGCCATCCGCAGCTTCCCGGCCCCGGACGACTCGACCCTCGTTCCGGCGCGCGCCGAAGGCAAGGCCCTCGTCGCCGTACAGGAGGCCGAACCCACCACCCCCGCCCGGGTCCTGCGCCTGGACCCCGCCACCGGCAAGAGCACCACGTTGATGGAGATGCCCAACGAGCTGTCGCTCAACAGCACGCTGCACTCGTTGATCAGCAAGGATGTCAAGGAGCCCATGCTGTACGGCGACGGGCGGTTCTTCCTGCACACGGGCAGCGGCTACTACGTGAGCGAGGCAAGCCCCGATCCGATGACGCTCGCTTTCACGACCTGGTAGGCAGCCCGCGATCGCAGGAATCGGAACGCGGCTCATTCTCCCCAGATTCTCCCCAGCGACCTCGAAGGCATCGTCGGAGCCTGCGACCAATGCCACTCTGCCGCGCAGATACGCCTCCTGGGGCGATTACTCAGAGCCAGTCCTTCCGCTTGAAGATGACGTACAGACTGGTGCATACGACCGCCATCAGCAGGATCGCGAAGGGGTACCCGAGCACCCAGTGCAACTCCGGCATCCGATCGAAGTTCATCCCATAGATCGTCCCCACCAACGTCGGCGCGAACAAAATAGCCGCCCACGACGAGATCTTCTTGAAGTTGTCTACCTGAGGGTGCTGACCTGCGGTGATGTGGTTCCTGATACCTGTGGCCTGCACAGATGATTCTTTCAGGGTCGTTCGGGGGCGTGCCGCGTTACGCAGCCGCTTCTCCCCACGAGCTCCCCAGAGCCAACGAGACTCCCCAGATTCTCCCCACGGCTTGCCGCCGTCGGGGCCAGCGGCCGGCACGGAAGACTCGGTCTGGCCAAGGGCTGCCGTAGGCACGCTGAGTGACAGGCGCGGCAGGAACAAGCGTCAGGCTGAGCTGCGGCCAGGGAAGGGGACGGTCCCATTGACGGTCTCATTGTGGCGATGGGGTCTGAGCTTGCGAAATTAGTGGAGAGTGGCGTCGGCCCCGGGGAGGATTCCTGTCATGACTCCGATGCTGACCGACATGTCGGCCGACCGGCTGGACGCGCTGATCAAGCACCCGTTCCATCGGGAGAACGGTGAGCGGCTGATCGGCTTCATCAAAGACCTGCGCGAGTGTCACAGCGCCGAGGACTTCGTGACGTTCCAGCGCCAACTTCTACAGGCCACGCTCGCTGTGAACCTTGCACGTGCGGAGCGCTCGCGAGTGATCAAGCGGCTCCGAAAGAGGCAGCTGCTGCCCGCCGACGCTCCCGATCTTGTCGTTGGCGATCCTCACGACCTGGACGACTGGCGACTGGAGGCCGACGCGCTCGAACGTGTGGCGCGACAACTACGCTCCGTCGGTGATGCCATGGCCTGGCGGGCTTTCCGGTACGACCGTCGCTACATTTTTGCGCTGCGCCGCAACGAATCACCGGGCCCGATGACCCTCAACAAGAAGGGCACCCTCCACGAGATCCAGTTCGTAGAGAAGCAGTGGAATGAGAACGGCCGTTTCGCTCTGCTGCATGACATCACCGACTGCCTGCGTATCGGCGACGTGACGGTCTTCCACGACCGGCAGAAGGGCGAGCAGGACGTCTACCTATACGAGCTGAAGACAAATCCGAGGCGGCGGGAGAGTGTCCAACTGACCCGGACCCGGTTGGCGGCCGAGGCGCTGCACATTGGTGGGCCTCTTCCAGGCCCGGACAAGGCCGTCCTCATTGACACCGGTGTGCCTTACACCACCCACCTGTCCGCGCTGAGCGACGCCTTCGCCCAGGCACACCAGAACGGGTTGAAGACGATGCGGGTGCCGGGACAGCGTGGTCTCCTGGCATTCGACATCGTGGCTGCCGGCAATAAGTGGGGAGAGCACGAAAGGGGTCGGCAGTTCCATGCTGCGTACGCGGCACTGCTGCGTCGCATGCGATTGACGGGCCAGAAAATCTGCTTCGGCAGCGGAGACAGTGCCGCGCGCAACACCATGGCTCCGCCATGGGGCATTTACCCTCTCCAGCCAGCTCAGTGCGCTGGCCTCATTGCCGATGTTCTCGTCTTCACCGTGACCCTTTCCTCCGACAACTTCATTGAAGAGCTCGGCAAACAGGGCCTGGATGCACAGTGGGTTCTGCCGAGTGGAGCCGAGATGGGGCCAGCCCAGCCTGTTGTGACCATTCAAGGACACGGCCGTCAAGTCACCATGGCCAGAGCAGGGCTTGAACAGCTCTTGCTGGAGCTCACCGATCTGCAGAGCTGGGCGCGCGGCATGGACCGACTACTTCAGGAGGGCGCAGCTGGATGGCAGCCCTGGCCGTACTTCACCGAAGAGCACAAGGTGTGGGTCTGATGCTGTGCGAGTACGAGGCTGCCTCCGACCTCCAAGCAGGCGAAGTCGACGTGTTTCCGATGACGCACCACGTCGAGTGCGTCGCGATCCTCGAACCGGTGGCCAAGCTGTCCTGACCTGCGGGTTTGTGTGTGCGTTATGTGTGGTGTGGGCGTTACGGGCGATATCTTGGCGCTGAAATGACGCTCGTGACGCTCATTTGACGCTCGTTCTGATGTGGTTTCAGGTGTGTGGAGGGGGCTGGTTAGGCCAACTGAAATGATCAGGTTCCGGTCCGCTCGCGCGGAGCCGACTCGCTGATCGCGCCTACCGCGATCACTTCAAGAGGAGCGCCTCCGCTCGTGTGGAGGCGCTCCCGCGATCGCGATCACGACGAATTGCCGCCACAGTCGTGGAGTGCCGAAGGGCCGGACCCGGCCATTCCGGGTCCGGCCCTTCGGGTTTCGTGCGGTGGGTGTGTCAGGTGTAGTAGCCGCTGGAGTCGATGACGAGGTCGGTGGTGCCGGTGCTGTCGTTGTAGAGGGTGATGGATCCGCTGGTGTCGGTGGGGGTGAGGGTGAGGTTGGCGAGGGTGTCGCCGGTGCCCCAGTTGATGTTGCTGGTGGCGGGTTTGCCGACGCTGGTGGGGTAGACGGTGGCGTTGCCGCCGGCTGTGGGGCCGGTGATGGTGACCATGGCGGCGATGGTGGGGGTTGTTGCCGTGGTGACGTGCTGGGTGGTGGTGCTGTTGAGGGTGTAGGTGCTGTTGGCGGCGACGGGACTGGTGGATCCGCCGATGCCGCTGCGGGTGTCGACCAGGCGGGTGGGGTTGATGGTGTGGAACTTCTGGCCGGTGGTGCTGGTGGTGTAGTAACCGGAGATGTCGGCGAGGACGGCGGTGGCGCTGGCGTGTACGGAGATGGTGATGGTTCCGGAGGTGCCGATGGGGACGTCGCCGGAGAGTGAGGCGATCGCGTTGCCGCTGTTGAAGCTGAGGCTGGTGGCGGCGGTGGGGGCGTATCCGGTGGCGTAGGTCTGGAGGTAGCCGGTGCCGGTGGCGTCGGCGGCGGCGAGGTTGATGGCGACGGCGGTGGCGGTGCTGGGGATGCCGTTCTGGCCGGTGATCTGGAGGGTGAAGGTCTTGTCGGCTGCCACGGTGCCGGTGCTGGTCAGGCTGGTGTGGGCGATGCTGGAGCGGGTGTCCAGGGCACGGACCGCGCTGGTGAGCGGTGTGTAGGTCTGGTCGCCGGTGACGGTGGCATCGCTGATGAAGTAACCGGTGACGTCGACGATCAGGGCGGCGGTACCGCCGGTGGTGTTGACGTGGGTGTAGAGGTCGATCTTGCCGTCGTTGCCGACGGGGACGATCTGGTATCCGGTCGCGGTGGTGGACGCGGTGAAGTTGGTGGATGAGGTCTTGGGACGTTGGGTGCCGTCGGCGTAGGTGGTCACGTAGCCGCCGTCGGTCTGGGCGGTGGCGGTCACGTCGACGGCGACCGCGGTGACCGAAGCCGGGATCGTGGCGGGTGCGCCACTGACCGGGGAGGTGACCGTGTCGCCCGCGACCTTCAGATGGGTGACGGAGTCGGTCGCGACGGTGCTGGTGCCGGCGGTGACGCCACTGGTGTACGTCAGTCCGCTGCTGGAGCGGGTGTCGAGGATGCGGGTCGGTGTGACGGCCTGGTGGTAACCGGCGGGGGTGTAGGGCTGGGCGGGGGGTACGACGGCGCCGGTCCAGGTCTGCACGCGGGCGAGTTCACCCGTGAAGTAGTCGGCGCGGGCGCTGGTGTGCCAGTCGTCGCCGAGCTGGAAGTTGCCGCTCGCGCCGGTGCTGGGGGCGGTGTGGCTGCCGGTGGCGACGAAGACGTCGTCGACGTAGAGGTTCATCACGCCGGTGGTCTTGTCGTAGGTGGCGGTCAAGTGGGCCCAGGTGCCGAGGTGGACGGTGCCACCGGTGACGGTGTCGAAGCTCCAGGCGGTGCCCGCGCCGGTGTTGAGGCTGAACTGCCAGCCGTCCGTGGTGGGGATCAGCAGGATCCCTGAGTCCGCGCTGCCGCTCTGGGAGAGGACTGCGCCACCGTAGGCGGTGGGATCGGCCCAGAGGGACACGGTGAAGGACTTGGTGAGATCCAGGGCTTTGCTGCCCTGCAGGTAGTCATGGTCGGTGGAGTCGAGGGCGATGTCGGGGTCGAACAGGCCGTCGGTGGGCGCGGTGACGCCGCTGGTGCCGGTGAGGGTGATCGCGGTGGTGGCCGAGTCGTCGGCGGTCAGGGCGGTGGTGTCGTAGTCGTTGAGGGGCCAGTCGTGGGTGTCGGTACTGAGGGCCTGCCCGGTGGGGGTGGTGAAGGTGGCGGTGGTGCCGGACAGGGTCATCTCATGGGCGGTGATGGTTCCGGTGCTGCTGGTGGTCCACAGGTCGGGTGTGCCGTCGTTGTTGATGTCGGCCGCCTGGAGAGTGGGCTGGCTGACGGAGTCCCAGCCGATGGACGCGGCCTCGACGGAAGGCAGCGTAGCGTCGGTGGCGCCGTTGGACAGGGAGTCGTAGGACAGGGTCTGCAGGTTGTCCGGGCTGAGATACCACAGCTGCCCGGCGGAGGGGTCGCTGGTGTCGGTGCTGGTGTCGCGGGCGAACACCGCCGGTAGTCCGCCGACGAGGGTGCTGGCGATGGTCCAGCCGCTCCAGCCGGTGGTGCAGTTGGTGGTGGTGCTGGTGTTCTGGGCGAGGCAGTAGGGGTTGTAGTCGGCCAGGTCGGTGGCCTGGTCGGCTCCGGGGTAGAGGCCCGCGCCGGGTACGGAGTTCTCGTCGTACAACGAGCCGTTGATCACCAGCAGGAGATCGGGAAATCCCGTGGGGGTCTCTCCGTTGACGGTGTAGTACAGACCGCCGCCGCTGGCGATGGAAGTGGCCGGGTTGGTGGTGACGGTCGTGGTGTCGCCGTCGCCGGTAGTCGTCGTGGTCAGGGCGAAGACGCCGGTGGAGTTGGTGATGGGGAGGGAATCGACGGGCTGGAGGCCGGTGCCGTCGCCCTGGCCGCGCAGGATCTCCCCGCTGACGGCACCGGTGGAGGTGTCGTAGCCGTAGTCGAGGACGTCGTTGAAGCCGGCTCCGGTGAAGAAGTGGCCGGTGATGGCCTGGGTGCCGGTGAAGGATGTAGCGGTCTGGGTGGTGGAGACGCCGTTGCCGTCGATGCCGATGTTCCGGGCGACGGGGTCGACCTTGCCGGCGCCGGTGCCGGTCGCCTGCCAGAGCCCGGCGGGCAGGGAGTTCTTCCCGCCGACGGTCACCAGGTCGGCGTTGCCGTCGCCGTTGAGGTCGTCGCCGACGGCGGTTGCCGGGGCGGCTGCGATGAACCGGTAGTCGTAGGTGTCACCGATGTTCCCGCTGCTGGCGACGGCGGTGACGGTCAGGACGTTGGTCTGTGTGGTCGGCTTCAGCGAGATGGTTGCGGTGTAGGGGCTGGAGCTGGAGGCGGTGATGCTGACGGGGTTGCCGCCGTTGAGCTGGTAGCGGTAACTGCCGGGCGCGGTCGTGGTGTTGGTGTCCGTCACCGTGAAGCCGGCGGCCGTGCCGACCGTGCACAGGCTGTCGCCCGAGGGACTGTCGGTGAGCTCTGGGCATTGGCTGGTGGTGGTCGAGGTCACGGGGCTGATGGTGGGGGCACCTGGTGCGGTGGGGTCGTAGTAGAAGTGGCAGGTCTTGGACTGACTGCTGGTCAGCTTCTGGTCGGTGACGGTGAGATACCAGGCGAACTCGGTTTTCGCGGTGAGTGCCTGGAAGGGCCCGGAGGTACTGATGTGGGAAAAAAGGGTGCTCGTGGTGGTGCCGCTGGTGGCGCCGATTGACCGGGCGTAGGTGGTACCGCTCGACATGTTCTTCAGGGTGAAGTTCGCGGTCAGTGGGCTGGTGGTGCCGTCCGGGTCGGACACTCCGGCGCGCAGGGTGACATCACCCAGGCCCAGCGTGGTGGGGGTGGTGGCGGTGCAGCTGGTGGCCGGGCTGGTGGTCAGAGTGGTCGGGGTGTTGGGAGTGTGGTCATAGGTGGTGGTGATGGTGGCCTGCTTGCTGAACTGCTTCCAGGCCAGGTCGTCGCCTTCATCGGCGGCCCGC from Streptomyces sp. NBC_01478 includes the following:
- a CDS encoding alpha/beta fold hydrolase yields the protein MRDGPPRGHEPVRDVGAVLAARGVDRALVVGWSYGAFVAAHRAGRNPDRTLGAVLVDGAQPHDWLDEAMERRIRKTFRRLNLFMPLLRPTGLTPRMNAGQMADSNIELGRIARERELGPVLDSITVPARYVVASEASLGSKGDEQERIRAGLDGVVARNANIKISAKVASNHDAILKKDAPAVGLVPVPLSGTRRVAGAVRGR
- a CDS encoding outer membrane protein assembly factor BamB family protein — encoded protein: MAAVLALLATGTVLMLRGGDDSTRSDGRTSATSPPPTPTPTTINGRQLLNVDPPKPKDASDYIQTPGAWLTSRAYATGAEKAVTGYNPTTGKRAWTVPLSGGLCGASRNVTSAGLVAVVFHATEDTVKSHCTRFAVIDVNKGVKVWEKPITDESVSLGLGLNVAISDTVAAAGWPGGSAAYDTSTGAPAWTAPADGCTQEEHLGGEELLTLSYCKTSAGMKFRIGERDPGTGKATWRYEVPKAKGAWLVSSEPLVLGLLQNDDGLDADQLVTVSDEGKVQSTIPLGDDYVAGCGEAGGCGATVVSGDTAYLGSDPHNYSAGNRITAFDLTTGKAIRSFPAPDDSTLVPARAEGKALVAVQEAEPTTPARVLRLDPATGKSTTLMEMPNELSLNSTLHSLISKDVKEPMLYGDGRFFLHTGSGYYVSEASPDPMTLAFTTW
- a CDS encoding LamG-like jellyroll fold domain-containing protein, which gives rise to MRRIIVGATALAVSGTLGLSGIAQAATSASHTGTASRTSGGVSAGLSEDQALAKARASGKPVQATAVTTDSSTLTANPNGTLTLRQTIAPVRKLVHGRWKSLDPTLVRQADGTISPKVSTSSLTLSGGSGDAPLATMRSGDGALAVSVPAAFTLGTPSLSGATATYRSVLPDVDLAVTAQDTGGFSEVLVVKNATAAANPALTDLNLSTKATGVTLASDTAGDITAKDRHGRTVFSATAPTMWDSGHAAASTPKATNPQTGQSVDTRTGNPLASSPASPGTAARTTSLKAAYHAGKIRLSPDHGLLTGKRTVYPVYIDPTFVPSGQTDTVQAWAFVDSEWPDTAFYKPAASTLGPLHVGYTDWTSDVSTNRALFQTSIHSNIWGADPSSITSSISFYENWSASCTKTEVDLWHTASISSGTTWSNSHSSSDTDKKFWFSKLDTQTVAHGWSTSCGPADVTFDISSLMKSAAAGKWSKATFGLRAADEGDDLAWKQFSKQATITTTYDHTPNTPTTLTTSPATSCTATTPTTLGLGDVTLRAGVSDPDGTTSPLTANFTLKNMSSGTTYARSIGATSGTTTSTLFSHISTSGPFQALTAKTEFAWYLTVTDQKLTSSQSKTCHFYYDPTAPGAPTISPVTSTTTSQCPELTDSPSGDSLCTVGTAAGFTVTDTNTTTAPGSYRYQLNGGNPVSITASSSSPYTATISLKPTTQTNVLTVTAVASSGNIGDTYDYRFIAAAPATAVGDDLNGDGNADLVTVGGKNSLPAGLWQATGTGAGKVDPVARNIGIDGNGVSTTQTATSFTGTQAITGHFFTGAGFNDVLDYGYDTSTGAVSGEILRGQGDGTGLQPVDSLPITNSTGVFALTTTTTGDGDTTTVTTNPATSIASGGGLYYTVNGETPTGFPDLLLVINGSLYDENSVPGAGLYPGADQATDLADYNPYCLAQNTSTTTNCTTGWSGWTIASTLVGGLPAVFARDTSTDTSDPSAGQLWYLSPDNLQTLSYDSLSNGATDATLPSVEAASIGWDSVSQPTLQAADINNDGTPDLWTTSSTGTITAHEMTLSGTTATFTTPTGQALSTDTHDWPLNDYDTTALTADDSATTAITLTGTSGVTAPTDGLFDPDIALDSTDHDYLQGSKALDLTKSFTVSLWADPTAYGGAVLSQSGSADSGILLIPTTDGWQFSLNTGAGTAWSFDTVTGGTVHLGTWAHLTATYDKTTGVMNLYVDDVFVATGSHTAPSTGASGNFQLGDDWHTSARADYFTGELARVQTWTGAVVPPAQPYTPAGYHQAVTPTRILDTRSSSGLTYTSGVTAGTSTVATDSVTHLKVAGDTVTSPVSGAPATIPASVTAVAVDVTATAQTDGGYVTTYADGTQRPKTSSTNFTASTTATGYQIVPVGNDGKIDLYTHVNTTGGTAALIVDVTGYFISDATVTGDQTYTPLTSAVRALDTRSSIAHTSLTSTGTVAADKTFTLQITGQNGIPSTATAVAINLAAADATGTGYLQTYATGYAPTAATSLSFNSGNAIASLSGDVPIGTSGTITISVHASATAVLADISGYYTTSTTGQKFHTINPTRLVDTRSGIGGSTSPVAANSTYTLNSTTTQHVTTATTPTIAAMVTITGPTAGGNATVYPTSVGKPATSNINWGTGDTLANLTLTPTDTSGSITLYNDSTGTTDLVIDSSGYYT